The Fundidesulfovibrio putealis DSM 16056 genome segment AAGCCCAAGGCTGGGTTCGTCCAGCAGGAGCAACTTGGGTCTTGCCATGAGCGCGCGCCCGATTGCAAGCATCTGCTGCTCGCCGCCGGAGAGCGTGCCGCCGTGCTGTTTCATGCGCTCACGCATCTTGGGGAACAGCTCGTAGACTTTTTCCTCGTCGGCCTTCACGCCGTCCTTGTCGTTTCGCAGGTACGCGCCCATGAGCAGGTTCTCGCGCACCGTGAGGCGGGGAAAGATCATGCGGCCCTCGGGCACCTGGGTGATGCCCCTGGCCACGATCTTTTCCGTGGTCATCTTGGTGATGTCCTCGCCAAGGAACATGATCGTGCCCTGCCTGGGCTGGGTGACTCCGGACACGCTCATGAGCGAGGTGGTCTTGCCAGCGCCGTTGGCGCCGATAAGCGTCACGATCTCGCCCTGGTTCACGGTGAGCGTCACGCCCTTGAGGGCATGGATGGAGCCGTAATAGGTGTGGATGTCCGTCATACTAAGCATGAGCC includes the following:
- a CDS encoding ABC transporter ATP-binding protein; this encodes MLSMTDIHTYYGSIHALKGVTLTVNQGEIVTLIGANGAGKTTSLMSVSGVTQPRQGTIMFLGEDITKMTTEKIVARGITQVPEGRMIFPRLTVRENLLMGAYLRNDKDGVKADEEKVYELFPKMRERMKQHGGTLSGGEQQMLAIGRALMARPKLLLLDEPSLGLAPIVVENIFEIIQRINREGTTILLVEQNAQMALHIAHRGYVLETGAVTLEGPAKDLLENPKVRSAYLGLD